AACAGAAGTTATTCTACGGGTTATTCTATGTTTGTTGTCTATAATGACGGTAGAGTGGCTATAGAGTCTTTAAGATTTGAAAATAATGATCAGGGATTAAGAGTAATAAAGGCAACAAGCAGAGAGGATATTACTGATCAAATAAATTATGCTACTTTCGGTCAGCAGATACTTAGAGGTGGGGCTACGCGAGATATAACTGAAATATCTTATCAGTGGGATGATTTAAGACATCTTATAGGTTTCCCTGAAATAAGGACTCTTGATTCAAGTTTAGATTATGGCGGTTCTTACTTTTTGGGCAAAGCAGAATTATTACAGGATAGAGCACAGAATGGAGATTTAGTCGATAGAGCATTAAAGGGAGAAACTATTACGCTTAACAATGTGCTAACTGTTTTAAATGCAGATCATTTTAATTCCTTTGGAGGGGAGTTAGAAGTTGAAGTATTTAAAGAATATTTAAAGAAGTCTGATTATAAAGAAGTGGATGATCCTATAAATGTAGGAGAGTATTGCTATGATGAATCAACCGATACTATGAAGATAATCTTTAAACGGGCTCCTTTCTCCCATACCGCTATCGGTTTAACCGAAGAGGGTGATATTGTTACTGTTTCAGTCGGGGCTTTAACTCAAGGTGGTGGTGCAACAATAGAAGAAGTAGCTGAGATTTTAAGAAGTCAAGGTGCAATAAATGGTCTTCTTCTCTGTAACGGTATGGATGTTGCGGTCAATTGGCAAAGCGAGAGGATTTTCAGCGCCGAAGAACATCTTTGGGGCAAAAGAGATAGATTCTCTTCTGTAATACTTTTTGTTAAAGATAAATAATAATGTTTATAGAGATGGATTTTATTTTAAAATTATTAAAAAATATGGAACTAAAAAATGGAGGGAGAAATGAAGAGCCATAAAAAAACTAGAAAATATTATATCTGTTTTATTATAGTGCTTTGTTCTCTGTTTGTGACTCCATTCTTTATCCCAAAAAACATATTTTGTTCCTGGAACATTATGCGTCGTGCGAAAATATACACCATAAGTGATGTTTTAGAGGTCAGAGAAAGCGTAGATGGTTTTGTTATTGCAGTAAAAGGTTCTAGATTTGATGAAGTAGTGGAATTAAATTACCAAAAAAATACGCTTCAGAGAGATATTCTTGGGACTGAGGTTCAAATTATAACAGAAAGTGATAATACTCAACTTGGGTTAATTGCTTCTGTATTTGGGGTAAGCACTGAAATCAAGTCTTACTTATTTGTTGATGATACTCATATTGCTTTTGTTGATGGGAATAGCGGTGTTACTATTTTAGATTTGTCTACACAAGAAGCATATACACTCAATGTAGGTTCTGAAATCGTATCTGCTTTAGTCCTTTTAGATAGTGATAGGTTGGCATTTGTAAGCGCAGGTAATATTGTAAATGTTTAGATTTAGATGCAGATGAGCTTACTACATTTGATGGTCAGATAGATAGGGAGATTAGATTGTTGGCTGGTCTTCCAAATAACAAAATAGTTATAAGAGATAAAAGGGGTCCAGTTAGAATTTTAGATTTGGAAGAGAATAAAGTATACTCTTTTGGTTATAAGCATAGTCGTCGACCTGGCTCAGAAGGTACGATAGAAGGCATATTTGATATTATAAGAAACCACGCTGCGGTTATTTTACCTAATGGAAATATAGTGTTACAGATGGAGAGAGGAACACTAGGTCATTCTTGGGATTGTCGGTCTACTTATTCATTGGAAGTTTTAGATCTAGAAAAAGGAGATACATATACTTTAGAGAGTTTTCCTGTTGATACCTCGCATTGGAGACCAAGCAGTATGGATTTAAGGCCAATAAATGATGGTCTTTTTGTTGAGGTAGGTGAAAAATTTATTAGAATTTGGGATTCAAAAGATAAAAATAATAAAGTGGTATTTTCTTTAGAGGAAGCTACTATAGAGAATTTTTTCCCCAATAATTATATTGTGGCTAGAAATACAGAAGGATCTATCCAAATTTGGAACATTAATACAGAGAAGTGTGTAGCGTTATTTAATGATGTTAGTAGCGTGATTAATATAACTCTTGAGGGATATGCTGTCTGCACTGGTGATAGTGGAGATATAAAAATTTGGAATATTAATAAGGGGGAGTTAATAGGGCATTATTTGAATGAAGATATTGTAGGGGCTTCAGGGGAATATATTGTTTCAAGAGGTGCTGATGGGGTGTTAAGAATTCGTGATATTGGTATGGTAGAAGATTAATTAGGTAGAAAGTTTTTATAGCGATTGTTGAATGTTTTAAACCTTTCCGTAGTTTATAGTGTTTTTCCGTCTAATCTTAATTGAAGAAGATTCTATTTGTTAATAATGCTATGTTTTTATTAGCTGTATTTTTATTATAAGTGCTTTTATAGTAATAAGATAAAAATATTTTCCGATTTGTTTTTCTGCTTATTGTATGGTATACTTTTTATAAGGAGTTAAAAAGTATGAAGATACCTAAAATTCTATATTTTGGGCTTATTTTGATTTTATTGGGAGGTTCTTTTGTCTATTCAAGATCTATTGCTATTGGTATAAATTGTGCTCAATTTAATCTTCGTAGAAGCAGAGATTTAAATGAACTTACAATAAGAGAGTCTTATTCTCCAGATGAGCTCACAGCCCTGGGTTATTCAATAGCAGAGGTTAATCTTCAAGGTCTGGTTAATCCTGAGCCGCTTTTGAGTGAAGATGAATATATCGCTTATCAGGTAACTAGGGATGGTGAAACTATAGGATGGATTTACGATGGTATGTTGCTAGATACGGATCTTATCCGAGTGAGATATAAACGTGCTGTTGGAAGACATGCTCTGCTTGATTCTAAATTAGCATCAGGAGGATTGAACGATGAAGAGATATTATCGATAGATCAATCTAGGCATGAAGCTCACCTTAAGGCTATTTTATTAGGTTCTATTTTAGGTAAAGATAAGTTAACCGTTGAGCTTGATATAATTACGCAGAGAAATGTTAATAGTAGCAGAGCTGAAAGAGGTCATTTTGTAATGACTTATTTAGATAACGGCAATATAGAGCTTAGGGCAAACTATAAAACTTACATAGGTCATCAGGGTTATCAACCACAGCATGGTGTTCTATCTGTTGTGATGAATGTTTTAAATGAGTTTTATGAAAATAATCCTGATATTTTAGCGCAAGTTATAAGGCTACCAGCAAGGCCTATGCCTGATGGCTCTATGCGCATAGTTCCTAAAGAGGCAAGGATTGAATTTTCTAATGAAAATTTACCTCTGGTCTTAGAGCAGATGGAGTTTCTGTTTAGTTATATGAATGATAATGAAGGCAGTACTTTATTTGAGGAGTGGGAAAGAGAAACATCGAACACATATAGTAAAATCTACGCTGAATTAATGGACGCTCTTTTAGTCGCTGAATCTGAGGGTTTATTTCAAGGCTCTAACTTTAAAGAAGCAGCTATTAATATGTTGGGTCAGAAAGGATATAATTTATACAGGATGAAAGAAGCATCTATACCTGTATCAGATATTATGATTACTGCTAAAGAAAAGGTAACCACAGAAGATGTAGAGAATACATTTAATAAAAGCTTAGGAGTATATAGAAACGAGTCAGGTGAAATAATAAATCTTTTAGTCTCTGTACGTTCAAGTCCTGTTATTTCAATGCCCGGAATTTTAAATACAGTTTTAAATGTTGGTCTTACAGAGGAAGGGGTTGAATTGTTGGCAGAGAAATATGGAGAAGAGTTTGCTTATCAAACCTATGCCTGTTTCTTGTGTAGCTTTGCGGTCTCTGTTTTTAGTATTGATGAAGACCTATTTGACAATATTTCAGCAGATTTAGGCCAGGATAATATTTTAGAGGTAGTAGAATCTTATAAAACATTAATTGAAGAACAGGGTTTTGAAATTCCTCAAGATCCTTATAGTCAGCTTGAGATGGCT
This is a stretch of genomic DNA from Candidatus Kaelpia imicola. It encodes these proteins:
- a CDS encoding WD40 repeat domain-containing protein — protein: MAGLPNNKIVIRDKRGPVRILDLEENKVYSFGYKHSRRPGSEGTIEGIFDIIRNHAAVILPNGNIVLQMERGTLGHSWDCRSTYSLEVLDLEKGDTYTLESFPVDTSHWRPSSMDLRPINDGLFVEVGEKFIRIWDSKDKNNKVVFSLEEATIENFFPNNYIVARNTEGSIQIWNINTEKCVALFNDVSSVINITLEGYAVCTGDSGDIKIWNINKGELIGHYLNEDIVGASGEYIVSRGADGVLRIRDIGMVED
- a CDS encoding PEP/pyruvate-binding domain-containing protein; the encoded protein is MKIPKILYFGLILILLGGSFVYSRSIAIGINCAQFNLRRSRDLNELTIRESYSPDELTALGYSIAEVNLQGLVNPEPLLSEDEYIAYQVTRDGETIGWIYDGMLLDTDLIRVRYKRAVGRHALLDSKLASGGLNDEEILSIDQSRHEAHLKAILLGSILGKDKLTVELDIITQRNVNSSRAERGHFVMTYLDNGNIELRANYKTYIGHQGYQPQHGVLSVVMNVLNEFYENNPDILAQVIRLPARPMPDGSMRIVPKEARIEFSNENLPLVLEQMEFLFSYMNDNEGSTLFEEWERETSNTYSKIYAELMDALLVAESEGLFQGSNFKEAAINMLGQKGYNLYRMKEASIPVSDIMITAKEKVTTEDVENTFNKSLGVYRNESGEIINLLVSVRSSPVISMPGILNTVLNVGLTEEGVELLAEKYGEEFAYQTYACFLCSFAVSVFSIDEDLFDNISADLGQDNILEVVESYKTLIEEQGFEIPQDPYSQLEMAIASVDRSWSSEQANLYRFYQGVVDDRGAKVVIQEMKFGNLNENSGSFVLFTRHPVTSEEGLYVEYAPQSQGDELVGGAINPISLEDSGLSPEVIAEIKHYAELIEQEFGYVQDIEGVVEDGKVWITQTRDARLSPEAEVKVLVDLVNEEVISKEEALLRAGDLEELEERLSCTRIDPSTAERPIAEGLGASSGAVVGVIALTKERAQEYKDQGLSVILIREEVSPSDLEMMRRADGLFTHIGGMLSHAAILGRLIDLPTITGSEAVEIDIINNTVTIADRVFKEGDYITIDGTNGRVYVGEIPLVEPEEVNPYLEIIRDWSKEIGE